Proteins from a genomic interval of Poecile atricapillus isolate bPoeAtr1 chromosome 1, bPoeAtr1.hap1, whole genome shotgun sequence:
- the LOC131582074 gene encoding zinc finger protein 586-like, whose protein sequence is MIHTGEWAYECGECGKGFSWSSQLITHQRIHTGERPYECPECGKRFHTSSHLLRHQRIHTDERPYECPKCGKKFQTSSNLIQHQMIHTDERPFCCLDCGEGFKHNSHLIRHQRIHTGESLCECSECGKKFQTSSTLLVLQQIHTDERPFRCPDCRKGFKQSSRLITQPRIHTGERPYECPQCGKSFSRSSHLTKHQWRHR, encoded by the coding sequence atgatccacactggagAATGGGCCTacgagtgtggtgagtgtgggaagggcttcagctggagctcccaactcatcacccaccagcgcatccacactggggagaggccctatgagtgtcctgagtgtgggaagaggtttcataccagctcccatctcctcaggcaccagcggattcacacagatgagaggccctacgagtgtcccaaGTGTGGGAAGAagtttcagaccagctccaatCTCATCCAGCACCAGatgattcacacagatgagagGCCTTTCTGCTGCCTTGATTGTGGAGAaggcttcaagcacaactcccacctcatcaggcaccagcgcatccacaccGGTGAGAGCCTCTGTGAGTGTTCTGAGTGTGGGAAGAagtttcagaccagctccactctccttgTGCTCCAGcagattcacacggatgagaggcccttccgctgccccgactgcaggaagggctttAAGCAAAGCTCCCGCCTCATCACCCAGCcgcgcatccacactggggagaggccctatgagtgtccccagtgtgggaagagcttctccaggagctctcacttgaccaaacaccaatggaggcaccggtaa